From the Paenibacillus sp. MMS20-IR301 genome, the window TGCCAGAAAGGGCCGATAATTATGTATCGGATAATTTAAGCAGCATTGTTATACAGCCCGCCTTCCTGCTGCCAAAATTCCTTAATTAAGCTCATCTATTGTAGCAATATTATACTGAGTTGCCCGGATGATAGTGCTTACATTATGGCATTATAGTATAATCTGCTAAGAAATCTATGCTACCTCTAGGAGTGATTGTTTATGACAGAGCAGTTCGAGATGTATGATGACCCGTTCAAGATGCTGATCCTGCTGGCTACGCTGGTATCCGAAAAGCAGGGCACCGAGCTGAAATTCGAGCATGTCCCGTCCTTTGAGAATCATGTTTTTGCACTTGAGCATCAGAGGTTTCTATACAAAAAAGACGGTACAGAGATTACCTGGTTTGAATTCCTCGGCCGGGACATTGCCTCCTCCAGTGATTTGACCCGTTCCCAGTATAACAAAATGTTCGTTGACTGTATGGCTTCACTCTACAGCCTTTAGGCCGCAGTCTGCTGTTACATAACACCGGCACATGCTGCCCGTCTCAGTCCGTCCCGGTTACCGGGGCGGTTTTTCCTGTTTCAGGAGTCTTTTTCTGCAAAAAATACTACTTTAGGAGATTGTTCAGGAGAGGCCGTTCCGCTATAATAGCAAATAAACTCGCGGAGGTACATAATGGATGACTCCAGCAGAAAAGAACCGTTCCGGTATGTAATGAATCAGCCGATTGATTGCTGGCTTGAAATTCCGGCCGGTAACTCCGGACCCGGAGCCGGTAAATTGACCGAAGGTATTCTATTAGATCTAAGCCGCTCCGGCTGTAAAGTCCGTACCTCGCTGAATCTGCGCTTCACTGCAGGAGACACGAAGCTGATTATGCATTTCCAGCTTGCCGGTGAGAAGCTGCAGTTTGAGGGGAGCGTCCGCTGGGGCTGGATGTTCGGGCTGGGCCAATTCCAATACGGGGTAAGGCTTGACCTGCAGGAGGAACAGGAGGAGCTGCTGCTGCGTGAACTGGAGATCTGGACCAACAGCCAAAGGGCCCAAGGATTATAGCCGCATAGCGCAACAAACGGAAGCAGGGCTGACTGGATCAGCCCTGCTTCCGTGCGGGATGTATTATGTCTGCAGCTTGATCATACTTCGATTCTCCGCTTCACCAGCACTGTCATTCCATAGATCAGAAGACAGGCAATAGCAAACTCGAACAACAGCGGCCACTGGTTGGAATCAAGGTAGCGGATGGTGACTCCGCTTGCGGGCCGCAGTTTATTCTCGTAGAGCACGAATGTAAACGAATTGTCTATCCCGACGTAGTTGATGTTAAATATCAGCTTCTCCAGATTGGCTGTAACATTCTGCAGCACGGTCAGCAGGGCAACGCCTGCCCAAACTCTCCTCTTAAAGCGCAAGCTTAACGCTGCAGTGATGGAGAACATAGTCATCGTCATTAAAAAGAATACCGAGTACATGATCTGAAGCAGACATCTAAAGCTGACATATACAATGTTGTCCGGCAGAAAATCCATAGGATACATAAGCTGATAAAGGCCCGCATGCACCAAACCTATAGCAATAACGATTAGCAGCAGCACAAAGGCAAGCAGAACGGGCGACAGGACCGTCTGCAGCGGAGTAACCGGAAGAAGCCGTCGCTGGTAGGATTTGAGATTGCGGAAATAGCTGGAAAATGTAATAAAGAGAAAGGCAACAGCCAGGCCGGCATAACCGGACAGATTAATTGCAAGCAGCTCTTTATTCATCCCCGAGCTGCTGACCCACATAGCAATCTCAATTAACAGCGTGATGACGATACAAACAAGAATCCGTTCCCTTTTGCGCCTGAGATCATATTTCAACAGCTTCAGCATTCGGCAAACACCTCTCTGAACAGCTCATCGATACTCTTTCCATGCTCTAACCTGAGCTCTTCTACTTCCCTCTGCAGTACAATCTCCCCGTCTTTCAGAAAGATAACCTCATCAAAGATCCGCTCAATATCCGTCACCAGATGGGTGGAGATCAGAATACTGCTGTCTTCCTCATAGAATTCCATCAGCGCATTCAGAATCTTGGCCCGGGCGACTGGATCAACACCGCCGATCGGCTCATCCAGGATATACAGTTTAGCGCGGCGGGAGAGCGCCAGGGTGAGCTGCAGGCGTTCGTTCATTCCTTTGGATAACGACCGTACTTTATCCCGGCTCCGGAGATTCATGAAATCCAGCATCCGCTGGGCCTTGATAGGATCGAAGTCCTTATAGAAATCCTTCTGGAAGTTCAGTGCGTCACTAATACTCATCCACGATTCCGTAACCGGAACATCCGGCATGAATGATACCTGCTTCTTACTCTCGATTCCCACGGGAATACCTTGAACCGAAATACTGCCCGAGTCAAGATGTGCTATACCGGCAATCAGCTTCATGAGAGTGGTTTTGCCGCTGCCGTTGCTGCCGAGCAGACCGGTAATCCTGCCCGCCCCCAGTGCAAAGGAGACATTGTTCAGCGCAACCTTTGAGCCGAATTTCCGGGTCACTTTCTGTACTTGAAGTAACTCATCCACGCTTGTCTTCCCCCTGTTCTTTGCCCTGCTGATGAATATTCTCCGCAACTGCCGCCAGAATATCATCGCCCCGGAAGCCAAGCTCCTGCATCCCGCGGATGAAGCGGTCAAGGACATCCTGCGCCATTTCCTTTTTAATAGCCAGAATCGTCTCTTCTCTTCCGGTCACATATCTGCCCATGCCTCGGCGGGTCTCCACGATCGTCTCACGCTCCAGTTCCTGAAAGGTTCTTTGTACAGTATTCGGATTAATCTGCAGCTCAGCGGCCAATTCACGCACAGAAGGAATCTTGTCGCCCGGCTTCAGCTTGCCTGTAACGATCTCACCCTTAAGGTAGTTCATGATCTGGAGGTAAATCGGCTGATTGTTATCAAATTCGATAACCATCAAGCAACATCCCGGCGTCTAAAGACAGTGAAGCCTGAAATCAGGAAGAGTAACATGTATATGCCCAGCACTACAATCGAGAAGCCCAGGGTCATTCCCGGCATAGGTGCACCACCATCCTTATAGGCTGCAAGGTTGAGGTTCGGGAAAAGAAAATATTTGAAAAACTCGCGGGAAATCATCATTTTGTCAATCGTCGTTAAAAAAATCGCCGCCCCGATCGACACACCTGTTGATTTCGTCAAAATCCCGAGCATAAAGCCGATCGTTGCATACACCGTACAATATACAGTTCCATACACGAGAGATATCAGAATATCACTGATGCCTGTATCTCCCCCGCTGACCCCAAAGAAGATTATACCGAAGACAAACAACGCTACCGCACTAGTCAAAATCATACTCAGCATGTAGAGCAGCACAGTTACATATTTGGAGGCCAGGATAGCCGTGCGGCTGCGGGCGCGAATCAGCAGGAACTTAATCGTTCCCTGGCTGTATTCTCGCGATACAATTCCCGCCGTCATAACGATAACAAGGATAGCCAGTATTTGGCCAATGCCCGTAGACTGGAGCATATCCGCTGTATACTCTGCTGCTGAGGTGTACGTAACCGATTCGAGAGTGTCCGCAATATAGGTTATCACTAAGACAAGCAGTGCCAAGAGCACATACGGGACGATAAAGCTGCGTTTCTTTGCTATTTTGAGCCATTCATTCTGCACGAGCTGATTAAATTTACGCAATGCGGTTGCCCCCTGTCCATTTCAGGAAATCTTCTTCAAGACTCTGTTTGTTCTCCGTGATCCGGTAGACCCCAACCTTGCTTGCACTGAATGCCGCCACAAGCTCCGGCACCTTCTGGTCGGGCAGGCTTACATGAAGCTCGGAATGCGCCTCATCTGTTCCGGTCACCTGCACACCTTGCAGCTCCCCGGCTACCTTCTGCGCCATCCCGGCATTGTCTACCCGGATAACAAGCGTTACTTCGCTGCGGTCTTCCGGCGCTTCGGTAATCTGTGTAACAGTTACCAGCTTGCCGTTCTGGATGACTACCGCCCGGTGGCAAATCTGCTCGATCTCGGACAGCATATGGCTGGAGATCAGAATGGCAATCCCCTCTACCTCGGCAATCCTGCGCATATAATCGCGCATCTCGCGGATTCCGGCAGGGTCAAGGCCATTGGTCGGCTCATCCAGAATCAGCAGCTTCGGCGAATGGAGCAGTGCCTGGGCAATTCCCAGACGCTGGCGCATACCAAGCGAATAGGCCTTGACCTTCTTGTTCATCGCTTCCTGCAATCCGACGAGCTGTACTACTTTATCAATCCGTTCTTCCTCCGCACCATCGCTCATCCGCAGATATTGCTTCAGATTGTCATAACCGGTCATATGCGGATAAAATTCCGGATTCTCGATAATCGCACCAATCTGCGCAATCGCCTGCTTGAATTCCTTCCGGATACTGTGGCCCTGGATCAGAACATCCCCGCTGCTCATGCCGATCAGCCCGGTCATCATACGGATGGTGGTCGTCTTGCCCGCACCATTGGGTCCCAGCAGTCCGATAATCTCTCCCCGGCGGATATCGAAGCTTAGATTATCCACGATGGCTTTTCCTTTAATGACTTTGCTGACGTTCTGCATTTCAAGCACATGTTCGTCTTTCGCAGGCCCGGATAGCCCATTATTGTGTGTAGAGTGATTCATGACAGCCTCCCCTGAATAATTGAATTGGATAACTGAACTGCATTATAAAATGCATTTAAGAGCTGAACCTTAAGCCTTAGTTATGGCTACAGTGACCATTTGGAATTTAGCCGCTGCCAGGCGTTGTATCAGTGTGTTAGTTACATAGTACACTAGTAGTTATATTCTGTAAAGTCTATTTGTGAAAAAATTCCTTAACCTGTCTGCAAACAGGCTATCCTGCCGGGAGCTCTAACCATACCATTCCTTCAGAGCAGTCATAGAATAGTATTGCAGCTGCCAGTCCGCACTGGCACTGCCAACTCATCAACACCAGGGAGGAATACACATGGATAAAGAGGTGCATATCTCGCAGACCTATCCGCGGCTGACCGTGTACAGCGAGGAGAACTACCGGGGAAGAAGCCGGATATACCGGGGTAATCTGGGTATCCG encodes:
- a CDS encoding PilZ domain-containing protein; this encodes MDDSSRKEPFRYVMNQPIDCWLEIPAGNSGPGAGKLTEGILLDLSRSGCKVRTSLNLRFTAGDTKLIMHFQLAGEKLQFEGSVRWGWMFGLGQFQYGVRLDLQEEQEELLLRELEIWTNSQRAQGL
- a CDS encoding ABC transporter ATP-binding protein; the protein is MDELLQVQKVTRKFGSKVALNNVSFALGAGRITGLLGSNGSGKTTLMKLIAGIAHLDSGSISVQGIPVGIESKKQVSFMPDVPVTESWMSISDALNFQKDFYKDFDPIKAQRMLDFMNLRSRDKVRSLSKGMNERLQLTLALSRRAKLYILDEPIGGVDPVARAKILNALMEFYEEDSSILISTHLVTDIERIFDEVIFLKDGEIVLQREVEELRLEHGKSIDELFREVFAEC
- a CDS encoding GntR family transcriptional regulator, producing the protein MVIEFDNNQPIYLQIMNYLKGEIVTGKLKPGDKIPSVRELAAELQINPNTVQRTFQELERETIVETRRGMGRYVTGREETILAIKKEMAQDVLDRFIRGMQELGFRGDDILAAVAENIHQQGKEQGEDKRG
- a CDS encoding ABC transporter permease — protein: MRKFNQLVQNEWLKIAKKRSFIVPYVLLALLVLVITYIADTLESVTYTSAAEYTADMLQSTGIGQILAILVIVMTAGIVSREYSQGTIKFLLIRARSRTAILASKYVTVLLYMLSMILTSAVALFVFGIIFFGVSGGDTGISDILISLVYGTVYCTVYATIGFMLGILTKSTGVSIGAAIFLTTIDKMMISREFFKYFLFPNLNLAAYKDGGAPMPGMTLGFSIVVLGIYMLLFLISGFTVFRRRDVA
- a CDS encoding ABC transporter ATP-binding protein, with protein sequence MNHSTHNNGLSGPAKDEHVLEMQNVSKVIKGKAIVDNLSFDIRRGEIIGLLGPNGAGKTTTIRMMTGLIGMSSGDVLIQGHSIRKEFKQAIAQIGAIIENPEFYPHMTGYDNLKQYLRMSDGAEEERIDKVVQLVGLQEAMNKKVKAYSLGMRQRLGIAQALLHSPKLLILDEPTNGLDPAGIREMRDYMRRIAEVEGIAILISSHMLSEIEQICHRAVVIQNGKLVTVTQITEAPEDRSEVTLVIRVDNAGMAQKVAGELQGVQVTGTDEAHSELHVSLPDQKVPELVAAFSASKVGVYRITENKQSLEEDFLKWTGGNRIA